The following are from one region of the bacterium genome:
- a CDS encoding right-handed parallel beta-helix repeat-containing protein, which translates to MNNPNHSTKLAGVAIFLLIPVLLIAQGALTPPGTPAPNMKSLDEIYTAVEANRPIGTAINAQTTPGDGTATFVIVDPGCYFLDEDVVGEPSKDGIRIDVDGVQIDLRGHRMTGNATSQRAINGMARYEIVIRNGIIDDWPGGGVRADYRSVIEDLILNSNGSTAIYGKDNLSVRRCRVFGNDTTSMGIDCQDRSLIKECFASHCVYTGIGFLGHCIVRDCVSDNNGMDGFTQNSSGYSIVEGCVAQNNQQDGFDLCYNNLLQNNLSAGNDLNGIYVRCGYNLVRANFVRGNAVGIKLFANSNEQVYSNTLVGNTTDISGETGNSVGPEQSVATATSPTANLVD; encoded by the coding sequence GTGAACAATCCCAATCACTCTACGAAACTGGCGGGAGTTGCAATCTTCCTGCTCATTCCCGTCTTGCTCATCGCGCAAGGCGCGTTGACGCCACCCGGAACACCAGCCCCGAACATGAAGTCGCTGGACGAGATCTACACCGCCGTCGAAGCCAACCGCCCGATTGGCACCGCAATCAACGCGCAAACAACGCCTGGCGATGGAACGGCCACATTCGTGATTGTTGATCCCGGCTGTTACTTCTTGGACGAGGATGTTGTTGGCGAACCCTCAAAGGACGGTATTCGCATTGATGTCGATGGAGTCCAGATCGACCTCCGCGGACACAGGATGACCGGCAATGCGACGAGCCAAAGGGCCATTAACGGAATGGCGCGCTACGAGATCGTCATTCGAAATGGGATCATCGACGATTGGCCCGGCGGAGGAGTAAGGGCCGACTATCGATCGGTCATCGAAGATCTGATTCTCAATTCCAATGGTTCTACCGCCATCTATGGAAAGGACAACTTGTCCGTGCGGAGGTGCCGGGTTTTTGGAAATGACACAACGAGTATGGGGATCGACTGCCAGGACCGATCGCTCATCAAAGAGTGCTTCGCATCGCACTGTGTCTATACGGGCATCGGATTTCTGGGACACTGCATTGTTCGAGACTGCGTTTCAGACAACAATGGAATGGATGGATTCACACAAAACAGCAGCGGGTACTCAATCGTCGAGGGGTGTGTCGCCCAGAATAACCAACAAGATGGGTTCGACTTGTGTTACAACAATCTACTCCAGAATAATCTCTCGGCTGGAAATGACTTGAATGGAATCTATGTACGCTGCGGCTATAACCTGGTCAGGGCGAACTTCGTCCGAGGCAATGCCGTGGGAATCAAGCTCTTCGCGAACAGCAACGAGCAAGTCTACAGCAACACGCTCGTCGGGAATACAACAGACATCTCCGGCGAAACCGGAAACTCGGTCGGCCCGGAGCAATCCGTCGCAACCGCCACCAGTCCCACCGCCAATCTTGTCGACTGA
- a CDS encoding YaaA family protein, which yields MILYITPCCREKSDAPGDIPALERYLSRRIRAVHQHAARAGAEFRIFSGMFGLLRAEDSLPYYDKRLEPTEVPAMVELLAKQLAELDPEKVLYFAPGPDGDPGGVPYRDSIARACKRAGVELLQPPPPALDCS from the coding sequence ATGATCCTCTACATTACACCCTGCTGCCGCGAGAAAAGCGACGCCCCCGGCGACATTCCCGCCCTCGAACGCTATCTCAGCCGTCGGATCCGCGCCGTGCATCAGCATGCCGCCAGGGCAGGCGCCGAGTTCCGCATCTTTTCCGGCATGTTTGGCCTCCTGCGCGCCGAAGACTCTCTCCCCTACTACGATAAGCGCCTGGAACCGACCGAAGTGCCGGCGATGGTCGAACTCCTCGCGAAACAACTCGCCGAACTCGATCCCGAGAAGGTGCTGTACTTCGCCCCCGGCCCGGACGGCGATCCCGGCGGCGTCCCGTATCGGGATTCGATCGCCAGGGCATGCAAAAGGGCCGGCGTGGAGCTGTTACAGCCTCCACCGCCGGCCCTTGATTGCTCGTAG
- the otsB gene encoding trehalose-phosphatase encodes MKILKPGGDPAGFFERLRAAPRRVLLLDYDGTLAPFREKRDEAVPYPGVREAVREILESGSTRLAVISGRYTRDLLPLLDIDPHPEIWGSHGWEHLWTDGRCEVPEMGQDALRGIERARAWADERGLNEQTEEKPGCFALHWRALREDKAIELEREARAAWAPFAEGTPLELHGFDGGLELRVGGRDKGDAVRAILADEQSDAAIAYLGDDLTDEDAFRELEGRGLRVLVRGEFRETRADLWLTPPEELIDFLNTWKRICA; translated from the coding sequence GTGAAGATTCTGAAGCCCGGCGGCGACCCCGCAGGGTTCTTCGAACGGCTGCGAGCGGCGCCGAGGCGGGTCCTGCTGCTGGATTACGACGGGACATTGGCGCCGTTTCGAGAGAAGCGCGACGAGGCGGTGCCATACCCGGGAGTGCGGGAGGCAGTGCGGGAGATTCTGGAGTCAGGTTCGACGCGGCTGGCGGTGATCAGTGGGCGTTATACGAGAGACCTGTTGCCGTTGCTGGATATTGACCCGCATCCGGAAATCTGGGGGTCTCACGGGTGGGAACACCTGTGGACGGACGGGCGGTGCGAAGTGCCCGAGATGGGCCAGGATGCGCTGCGCGGGATCGAAAGGGCCAGGGCCTGGGCGGATGAACGGGGTTTGAACGAGCAGACGGAGGAGAAGCCGGGTTGCTTCGCATTGCATTGGCGCGCCCTGCGGGAGGATAAGGCGATCGAGTTGGAACGTGAGGCGCGGGCGGCCTGGGCGCCGTTCGCCGAGGGCACGCCGCTGGAGCTTCATGGTTTCGACGGCGGGTTGGAATTGCGCGTGGGCGGGCGCGACAAGGGGGACGCAGTCCGTGCGATCCTGGCGGACGAGCAGTCCGATGCAGCGATCGCTTATCTGGGCGACGATCTGACGGATGAGGATGCGTTCCGCGAGCTGGAAGGTCGCGGGTTGCGTGTGCTGGTGCGTGGCGAGTTCCGCGAGACGCGCGCGGACCTGTGGCTGACGCCGCCGGAGGAGCTGATTGATTTCTTGAATACATGGAAAAGGATCTGCGCATGA
- a CDS encoding right-handed parallel beta-helix repeat-containing protein, with the protein MKKLRSHLIVALVGLALSLPILVSAQGSLTPPGTPAPTMKSLDEIDSSIGKVQSSVDDLETLIEATARPGTELNSQNTPGDEDSTFIIASPGYYYLGQDLAGEESKNGISISVNNVIIDLRGYRMVGTPTSLFGISGAGASTLTVFNGEVSEWPGGGINLGSRSRVENVILDSNGTISLSVGYFSYIRDCRVFGNDTSGTCIKSLGSSIIEDSMANHALFTGIRIDTHTIVRDCIIQQNGSDGIYQAAGGHTLIEGCLSRNNGGNGINLCGTAIVRDNNCTGNTDAGIQVRCGNNVVTQNLLTGNDTGIALFSNQEEQVFSNILTDNTTTNISGKTGNLVGPEQSVATATSPTANLVD; encoded by the coding sequence TTGAAGAAGCTTCGCTCTCACTTAATCGTAGCGCTTGTAGGTCTGGCACTGTCCCTTCCGATACTGGTTTCCGCGCAAGGATCCCTGACACCGCCAGGGACTCCTGCGCCAACGATGAAGTCGCTCGACGAGATCGACTCTTCCATCGGTAAAGTGCAATCATCGGTCGACGATCTGGAAACGCTCATCGAGGCGACCGCGCGACCCGGAACGGAATTGAACAGCCAGAACACGCCCGGCGATGAAGACTCGACCTTCATCATCGCATCACCCGGATACTACTACCTGGGGCAGGACCTGGCCGGTGAGGAATCCAAGAATGGAATTTCGATCTCTGTTAACAACGTCATCATCGATCTGCGCGGCTACAGAATGGTCGGCACGCCCACGAGCTTGTTCGGTATCAGTGGCGCCGGGGCTTCAACGCTTACCGTCTTCAATGGTGAAGTGTCGGAGTGGCCCGGCGGCGGGATCAACTTGGGCTCACGGTCCCGAGTCGAGAACGTGATCCTGGATTCGAACGGTACAATCTCCCTGAGTGTAGGGTACTTCAGTTACATCCGCGACTGCCGGGTGTTTGGAAACGACACTTCCGGGACGTGCATCAAGTCCCTCGGCTCCTCGATCATCGAAGACAGCATGGCGAACCATGCACTGTTCACTGGAATCCGTATCGACACGCACACCATCGTCCGCGACTGCATCATCCAGCAGAATGGAAGCGATGGAATCTATCAGGCCGCTGGTGGTCATACGCTCATCGAAGGCTGCCTCTCTCGAAACAACGGGGGAAACGGCATCAACCTCTGTGGCACGGCGATCGTGCGCGACAACAACTGCACGGGGAATACAGACGCCGGTATTCAAGTACGATGCGGGAACAACGTCGTCACCCAGAATCTTCTCACGGGCAATGACACGGGAATTGCCCTCTTCAGTAACCAGGAAGAACAAGTCTTCAGCAATATCCTGACAGACAATACGACGACCAATATCTCCGGCAAGACGGGAAACCTGGTGGGCCCGGAGCAATCCGTTGCAACCGCCACCAGCCCGACTGCCAATTTGGTCGACTGA
- a CDS encoding right-handed parallel beta-helix repeat-containing protein, translated as MRSSLRLAVFCTALALALTSICSAQGPLTPPGTPAPIMKSLDEIYTAAEASGPIGIPINQETVPGGAVATFLITEPGSYYLTENLTGEENKDGISVTADDVTIDLHGFTLTGVPNSKIAINAASSSNFRVSNGTVRTWPEGGVVGYIHTRIDGLLVYDCGGAGISTSGSAIMRNCRVVSSASTAYYAGDLAYLENCTAASGDGAGFAFGGGCVIRNCTAINNGGVGFAQGSGGGSILENCVSNLNNPDGFSLCAGNIVRNCVAYKNTTGIYLRCGKNMVTENLIRNNDTGITASTNGSEVVYGNTLVGNTTAFSGTTGNYFGPAQLPTTATSPTANFVIP; from the coding sequence ATGAGGAGTTCCCTGCGCCTTGCCGTATTCTGTACGGCACTGGCACTCGCTTTAACTTCGATCTGTAGCGCCCAGGGTCCGTTGACCCCGCCCGGCACGCCGGCCCCCATCATGAAATCCTTGGATGAAATCTACACGGCCGCCGAAGCCAGCGGCCCGATCGGTATTCCCATCAATCAGGAAACCGTTCCTGGCGGCGCCGTCGCCACGTTCCTGATCACCGAACCGGGCTCTTACTACCTGACCGAGAACCTGACAGGCGAAGAAAACAAGGATGGTATTTCGGTCACTGCAGACGATGTCACGATCGACCTGCATGGCTTCACGCTGACGGGAGTCCCAAATAGCAAGATCGCTATCAACGCGGCAAGCAGCAGCAACTTCCGCGTTTCCAATGGGACAGTCCGCACTTGGCCTGAGGGCGGCGTCGTCGGATACATCCATACCAGAATCGATGGACTCCTGGTGTACGACTGCGGGGGCGCGGGCATTAGTACGTCCGGATCCGCTATTATGAGAAACTGTCGCGTCGTCAGCAGTGCTTCCACCGCCTATTACGCCGGGGACTTGGCATACTTGGAGAACTGTACGGCGGCATCAGGCGATGGCGCCGGATTCGCCTTCGGAGGGGGCTGCGTCATCCGGAACTGTACCGCAATCAACAACGGAGGCGTCGGTTTCGCCCAGGGGAGCGGAGGTGGCAGCATTCTTGAAAACTGCGTCTCCAATCTCAACAACCCGGATGGCTTTTCCCTCTGCGCGGGAAATATCGTTCGTAACTGCGTTGCATACAAAAACACGACTGGAATCTACCTGAGGTGTGGCAAGAACATGGTCACAGAGAACCTGATCCGTAACAATGATACAGGTATCACCGCATCCACGAACGGAAGCGAGGTTGTCTACGGCAATACGCTCGTGGGAAACACAACCGCCTTCTCCGGAACAACCGGCAACTACTTCGGCCCAGCCCAACTTCCCACAACCGCAACCAGTCCCACCGCGAATTTCGTAATTCCGTAA
- the treS gene encoding maltose alpha-D-glucosyltransferase, whose product MNDWYKDAVFYEVFVRSFMDGNEDGIGDFIGLRERLDYIKELGVTCIWLLPMYPSPLRDDGYDIADYYAIHNDYGTMEDFELFLQAAHARGIRVIADLVVNHTSSEHPWFKAGAADPDSPYRDYYVWSERPDKYLDARIIFCDTETSNWTYHPEADAYYWHRFFGHQPDLNFDNPAVQQEMLNICDFWLKKGLDGFRVDAVPYLFEREGTNCENLPETHEFLRKLRAFCDQHHPHALLLAEANQWPQDVAEYLGDGDEFHMAFNFPIMPRIFMALRQENRRPIENIINLLPKIPDSCQWAMFLRNHDELTLEMVTDEERDYMYNAYAKEARMRINVGIRRRLFPLMEKNRRAIELMHSLLLTLPGSPILYYGDEIGMGDNIYIGDRSGVRTPMQWTGDRNAGFSKADPSRLALPLILDPGYSYQGVNVEESERSPSSFLNWLRMVLDIRKHNPVFGRGDIEFLHPDNEHVVAYLRRYKEDVLLVVNNLSRFSQFVEIDLRQFAGYVPVDLFGMIRFPAIGELSYLVTLGPHGFYWFRLIPPID is encoded by the coding sequence ATGAATGACTGGTACAAGGATGCGGTTTTTTACGAGGTCTTCGTGCGTTCGTTCATGGACGGCAACGAGGATGGGATCGGCGATTTCATCGGGCTGAGGGAGCGGCTCGACTACATCAAAGAACTCGGCGTGACTTGTATCTGGCTGCTGCCGATGTATCCGTCCCCGCTGCGGGACGATGGATACGATATCGCGGATTACTACGCGATCCACAACGACTACGGAACGATGGAGGACTTCGAGTTATTCCTGCAGGCGGCGCACGCGCGAGGCATTCGCGTGATCGCGGACCTGGTTGTGAATCACACCAGCAGCGAGCATCCTTGGTTCAAGGCCGGCGCGGCAGACCCGGATTCGCCGTATCGCGACTATTACGTTTGGAGCGAGCGGCCCGACAAGTATCTGGATGCGCGGATTATTTTCTGTGACACGGAGACGTCGAACTGGACGTATCATCCGGAGGCAGACGCGTATTACTGGCATCGGTTCTTCGGTCACCAGCCGGATCTGAATTTCGACAACCCGGCAGTTCAGCAGGAGATGCTGAACATCTGCGATTTCTGGCTGAAGAAGGGGCTGGATGGGTTCCGCGTAGATGCCGTGCCGTATTTGTTCGAGCGCGAGGGGACGAATTGCGAAAACTTGCCGGAGACGCACGAGTTTCTGCGAAAGCTGCGCGCGTTCTGCGACCAGCATCATCCGCACGCGTTGCTTCTGGCCGAGGCGAATCAGTGGCCACAGGATGTGGCGGAGTACCTCGGCGACGGCGACGAATTCCACATGGCGTTCAACTTCCCGATCATGCCTCGGATCTTCATGGCGCTGCGCCAGGAGAATCGTCGGCCGATTGAGAACATCATCAACTTGCTACCGAAGATTCCCGATTCCTGCCAGTGGGCAATGTTCCTGCGCAATCACGACGAATTGACGCTCGAGATGGTAACGGACGAAGAGCGCGACTATATGTATAACGCGTACGCGAAGGAAGCACGGATGCGAATCAATGTTGGTATTCGGCGTCGGCTGTTTCCGCTGATGGAGAAGAATCGGCGTGCGATCGAGTTGATGCACAGCCTGTTGCTGACACTGCCGGGGAGTCCGATTCTGTACTACGGCGATGAGATCGGAATGGGCGACAACATTTACATCGGCGATCGCTCGGGCGTTCGCACGCCGATGCAGTGGACCGGCGATCGGAATGCGGGATTCTCAAAGGCCGATCCAAGTCGGCTTGCGCTACCGCTGATTCTCGATCCGGGGTACAGCTATCAGGGTGTGAATGTGGAAGAATCTGAGCGCAGTCCGTCGTCGTTCCTGAACTGGCTGCGGATGGTGCTGGATATTCGCAAGCACAACCCCGTGTTCGGCCGGGGAGACATCGAGTTCCTTCACCCGGACAACGAGCATGTGGTCGCGTATCTGCGTCGCTACAAAGAGGATGTGCTGCTGGTCGTCAACAATCTGTCGCGGTTCTCGCAATTCGTGGAGATCGACCTGCGGCAGTTCGCGGGTTACGTTCCCGTGGATCTGTTCGGGATGATTCGATTCCCGGCGATCGGCGAGTTGTCCTATCTGGTGACGCTGGGACCGCACGGGTTCTATTGGTTCCGCCTGATCCCGCCGATCGATTAA
- a CDS encoding DEAD/DEAH box helicase, translated as MTDNESKELAPAQLEDLPEDIRNAVVRAGWKGLMPVQERAIPYMLERRDLMVQSRTGSGKTGAFVLPILHQIDSTSKSCQALILVPTRELALQVSTEATKLSGDSGVRVVAVYGGVAYGPQIDGFKAGAHIVVGTPGRVLDHLLKGALSLNGLDFLIFDEADRMLSMGFYPDMKKVQRYLPDRALCSTMFSATFPPSVVRLAHDFLYEPETLSLSADHVHVTDTTHVYHVVGAMDKDRALVRVIEIENPDSAIIFCNRKDEVHYVATVLKRFGYDAEELSADLSQNARERVLGRLRAGSLRFLVATDVAARGIDIPELSHVIQYSPPEDPEAYIHRAGRTGRAGATGEAITFAAGLEKAELGKIARRFKIDMEERELPTDEDVERVVSERLTALLEAKRRDRDKLRVERMQRFMRLAKELAENDDERELLAMLLDDMYQDSLHAPPAGAVAVPEESPAKSQSGDKGGAKPRKRRKRPPRN; from the coding sequence ATGACCGATAACGAGAGCAAGGAACTGGCGCCCGCGCAACTGGAAGACCTGCCGGAGGACATTCGCAACGCCGTGGTGCGCGCCGGATGGAAGGGTTTGATGCCCGTCCAGGAGCGAGCGATCCCATATATGCTGGAGCGCCGCGACCTGATGGTTCAATCGCGGACGGGCAGCGGCAAGACCGGCGCGTTCGTGTTGCCGATTCTCCACCAGATCGATTCGACATCGAAGAGCTGCCAAGCGTTGATCCTGGTGCCGACGCGCGAGCTGGCACTGCAGGTGAGCACCGAGGCGACGAAGCTGTCCGGCGATTCGGGCGTGCGCGTCGTGGCCGTGTATGGAGGCGTTGCTTACGGGCCGCAGATCGATGGCTTCAAGGCCGGCGCGCACATCGTGGTCGGCACGCCGGGACGTGTTCTGGACCACCTGCTGAAGGGCGCGTTGTCGTTGAACGGGCTGGATTTCCTGATCTTCGATGAAGCCGATCGGATGCTTTCGATGGGCTTCTATCCGGACATGAAGAAGGTGCAGCGGTATCTGCCGGATCGCGCGTTGTGCAGCACGATGTTCTCGGCGACTTTCCCGCCCAGCGTGGTTCGCCTGGCGCACGATTTCCTGTACGAGCCGGAGACGTTGAGCCTGAGCGCGGACCACGTTCACGTGACGGATACGACGCACGTGTACCACGTAGTCGGTGCGATGGATAAGGATCGTGCCCTGGTACGCGTCATCGAGATCGAGAATCCGGACTCGGCGATCATTTTCTGTAACCGCAAGGACGAAGTACACTATGTGGCGACGGTGCTTAAGCGCTTCGGGTACGACGCCGAGGAGTTGAGCGCGGACCTTTCGCAGAATGCCCGCGAGCGGGTTCTGGGACGGTTGAGGGCGGGTTCGTTGCGGTTTCTGGTGGCGACGGATGTGGCGGCGCGCGGGATCGACATTCCGGAGCTGTCGCACGTGATCCAGTACTCGCCGCCGGAAGATCCGGAGGCTTACATCCACCGGGCTGGGCGCACGGGACGGGCGGGCGCGACGGGCGAGGCGATCACGTTCGCGGCAGGGCTGGAGAAGGCGGAGCTGGGCAAGATCGCGAGGCGCTTCAAGATCGATATGGAGGAGCGCGAGCTTCCGACCGATGAAGATGTCGAGCGGGTAGTCTCGGAGCGTCTGACGGCGTTGCTGGAGGCCAAGAGGCGCGATCGTGACAAGCTGCGGGTGGAGCGGATGCAGCGATTCATGCGCCTGGCGAAGGAGCTGGCGGAAAACGACGATGAGCGCGAGTTGCTGGCGATGTTGCTGGACGACATGTACCAGGATTCGCTGCACGCGCCGCCGGCCGGGGCCGTGGCCGTGCCGGAAGAAAGCCCTGCGAAGAGTCAATCCGGCGATAAGGGCGGCGCAAAGCCCCGCAAACGCCGCAAGCGCCCGCCGCGGAATTAG
- a CDS encoding trehalose-6-phosphate synthase, protein MTTLKKRLVVVSNRLPVILNKDEHGNWEVKPGAGGLVTALNPILSENGGVWTGWIGAEPDEQVDEVLEQHSNSMAYKLKSVPLTKEEEDKYYRGFSNAVLWPLFHDLLGYCRFDRETWDSYQEINERFARVTCESAEPADVVWVHDYQLCLAGHYMRKHGWKGPIAFFLHIPFPSPDLFRRLPWRRQMIKALLEYDLLGFQTLRDRKNFVACVREMVHGANATIQRRVTTIQLEDGREVRVGNWPISIDFDEFVETAKSEEANQEAWYFHEHFPRMKLIMGLDRLDYTKGIPERFRAFERFLEKYPDMQGKVSLYQHLIPSRTHVPDYQDLKNLLDRLVGRINGRFARSGWAPIYYVYGTLSRPQLVGRYKSCEVALITPLRDGMNLVAKEFCASHFDNDGVLILSEFAGAADQLKKGAMLVNPYDEEETADAIYKALHMDDEHRSKRMERLRSVIRRSDVHWWVRQIFDTIDRELVE, encoded by the coding sequence ATGACGACATTGAAGAAACGTCTGGTTGTTGTGTCCAATCGACTGCCGGTCATTCTGAATAAAGACGAACATGGCAATTGGGAAGTGAAACCCGGCGCGGGCGGCTTGGTGACGGCGCTGAATCCGATCCTGTCGGAGAACGGCGGCGTGTGGACCGGCTGGATTGGTGCAGAGCCGGATGAGCAAGTCGACGAAGTGCTCGAGCAGCATTCCAACTCGATGGCATACAAATTGAAGTCCGTCCCGCTGACGAAAGAGGAAGAGGACAAATACTATCGCGGGTTTTCGAATGCGGTTCTGTGGCCTCTGTTTCACGATCTTCTTGGATACTGTCGGTTCGATCGAGAGACGTGGGATTCCTATCAGGAGATTAACGAGCGATTTGCCCGCGTGACGTGCGAGTCGGCGGAACCTGCGGACGTGGTCTGGGTTCATGATTATCAGCTTTGCCTGGCCGGGCATTACATGCGGAAGCACGGTTGGAAGGGGCCGATTGCGTTCTTCCTTCATATTCCGTTTCCATCTCCGGACCTCTTTCGACGGCTGCCGTGGCGGCGGCAGATGATCAAGGCCTTGTTGGAATACGATCTTCTCGGTTTCCAGACGCTGCGAGATCGAAAGAATTTCGTAGCGTGCGTTCGCGAAATGGTTCATGGCGCCAACGCGACAATTCAACGACGCGTCACGACGATTCAGTTGGAGGACGGGCGAGAAGTTCGCGTCGGAAACTGGCCGATCAGTATCGACTTCGATGAATTTGTCGAAACGGCGAAGTCAGAGGAAGCAAATCAGGAGGCGTGGTACTTTCACGAGCATTTCCCGCGCATGAAGTTGATCATGGGCCTGGATCGCCTGGACTATACAAAGGGCATTCCAGAGCGGTTCCGTGCGTTTGAGCGTTTCCTGGAGAAGTACCCCGACATGCAGGGGAAAGTTTCTCTGTATCAGCATTTGATTCCGAGCCGGACACACGTTCCGGATTACCAGGATTTGAAGAATCTGCTCGATCGATTGGTGGGCCGGATCAATGGGCGGTTTGCGCGATCCGGGTGGGCGCCGATCTATTATGTTTACGGGACGCTGAGTCGCCCGCAGTTGGTGGGGCGCTACAAGTCGTGCGAGGTGGCGCTGATTACGCCGCTGCGCGATGGGATGAACCTGGTTGCAAAGGAGTTCTGTGCATCGCATTTCGACAATGACGGCGTTCTGATCTTGAGCGAATTCGCCGGCGCGGCGGACCAGTTGAAGAAAGGCGCCATGTTGGTGAATCCGTACGACGAGGAAGAAACGGCGGACGCGATTTACAAAGCGCTGCACATGGATGATGAACATCGGAGCAAGCGGATGGAGCGGCTGCGGAGTGTGATTCGTCGCAGCGATGTTCATTGGTGGGTACGCCAGATTTTCGATACGATCGATCGTGAACTTGTTGAGTGA
- a CDS encoding mechanosensitive ion channel family protein codes for MNLKKWMQDLLGELGGDKIAGVLISEWVLFGTATIVLLLVFLLVRKILKVRLAKVAGETEYTWDDFFEKVVDSTYAITLLAVAMYIGTFLITMPLETRKILLQVIVVIVLIQVGFWANASVEQWLRKGLKKFHKTDIAVETTASVIKFFAIISIWAIVVALVLSNMGIKIGAVIAGLGVGGIAVAFALQKILGDVFSSVAILMDKPFEVGDFIIVGDLMGSVERIGIKTTRIRSLGGEQLIFANTDLIDSRIRNYKRMRERRVVFAFGLIYQTNADQLERAKQIVEDVIKNEEKTRHDRVHFKAYGASSLDFEVVYYVLSPDYNLYMDIQEKINLNIYRRFAEEGLSFAYPTQTLYVRGDSPIRVQSERIAEREVELTTEQQEEENSEA; via the coding sequence ATGAATCTGAAAAAATGGATGCAGGACCTTCTGGGAGAATTGGGAGGCGATAAGATCGCGGGAGTTCTGATCAGCGAGTGGGTCCTGTTCGGTACCGCGACGATCGTTCTTCTTCTCGTGTTCCTGTTGGTTCGCAAGATCCTCAAGGTGCGACTGGCGAAGGTTGCTGGTGAAACCGAATACACTTGGGACGATTTCTTTGAGAAAGTCGTGGATAGCACGTACGCAATTACGTTGCTCGCCGTTGCAATGTATATCGGGACGTTTCTGATCACGATGCCGCTGGAGACGCGGAAGATTCTCCTGCAGGTCATTGTTGTCATTGTTTTGATCCAGGTGGGGTTCTGGGCAAACGCGAGCGTGGAGCAATGGTTGCGCAAAGGGTTGAAGAAGTTCCATAAGACCGACATTGCGGTCGAAACAACAGCATCCGTGATCAAGTTCTTCGCGATCATCTCGATCTGGGCGATCGTGGTGGCGCTGGTGCTCTCGAACATGGGCATCAAGATCGGTGCAGTGATCGCAGGGCTCGGCGTCGGCGGTATCGCTGTTGCCTTTGCCTTGCAGAAGATTCTTGGCGATGTGTTCAGTTCCGTTGCGATCCTGATGGATAAGCCTTTCGAGGTTGGCGACTTCATTATTGTGGGCGATCTGATGGGATCCGTAGAGCGCATCGGAATTAAGACAACGCGCATCCGCAGCCTGGGAGGCGAGCAGTTGATTTTCGCCAACACCGATTTGATTGACAGCCGCATTCGGAATTACAAACGGATGCGCGAACGGCGCGTGGTGTTTGCTTTTGGGCTGATCTATCAAACGAACGCGGATCAGTTGGAACGTGCTAAGCAGATTGTGGAAGACGTGATCAAGAACGAGGAGAAGACGCGGCACGATCGCGTGCACTTCAAGGCTTACGGGGCCTCTTCGTTGGATTTCGAAGTCGTCTACTATGTTCTGAGTCCGGACTACAATTTGTACATGGATATTCAGGAGAAGATTAACCTGAACATCTATCGGCGATTCGCGGAAGAAGGACTCTCGTTCGCTTACCCGACGCAAACGTTGTATGTTCGCGGAGACAGCCCCATTCGTGTTCAAAGCGAACGCATTGCGGAACGCGAAGTCGAACTCACGACGGAGCAGCAAGAAGAAGAAAACTCGGAAGCCTGA